A portion of the Archocentrus centrarchus isolate MPI-CPG fArcCen1 chromosome 19, fArcCen1, whole genome shotgun sequence genome contains these proteins:
- the pnpo gene encoding pyridoxine-5'-phosphate oxidase isoform X1 encodes MRRILSTITLRNICFIEGNLPCRASRTAGLQHHFTPTYCTSTSMDLSNMRKTYKGDQECFEESQLVSLDPIKQFGNWFDEATKCPEIGEANAMCLATATKDGRPSARVVLLKGYSSEGFRFFTNYESRKGCELESNPYACLVFYWEPLNKQIRIEGTVERVPYQSSCDYFHSRPKSSQIGAVVSRQSTRIPNRDYLRQKNAELEEKYKDTEVPMPDYWGGYVVKPFSIEFWQGQTNRLHDRIVFTKLKDGESELGEFQRAAEGGWAYQRLSP; translated from the exons aTGAGGCGCATACTCAGTACGATTACACTGAGGAATATTTGCTTTATTGAAGGAAATCTGCCCTGTCGTGCCTCTCGGACAGCGGGGCTGCAGCACCATTTTACCCCGACATACTGCACCAGCACCAGCATGGACCTGAGTAACATGAGGAAGACGTACAAAGGAGATCAGGAG TGCTTTGAGGAGAGCCAGCTCGTGTCTCTCGACCCCATCAAGCAGTTTGGAAACTGGTTCGATGAAGCCACCAAGTGTCCTGAAATAGGAGAGGCCAATGCTATGTGCCTCGCCACTGCCACCAA GGATGGACGCCCGTCCGCTCGTGTGGTCCTCTTGAAAGGTTACAGCAGCGAAGGTTTCCGCTTCTTCACCAACTATGAGAGCAGGAAGGGCTGCGAGCTG GAGAGCAATCCATATGCGTGTCTGGTCTTCTACTGGGAACCTCTGAACAAACAG ATTCGTATTGAAGGCACAGTGGAGCGAGTCCCCTACCAGAGCTCTTGCGATTACTTCCACTCCCGACCAAAGAGCAGCCAGATCGGGGCTGTCGTGAGCCGACAAAGCACTCGTATCCCCAACAGAGAC TATCTGAGGCAGAAAAATGCAGAACTAGAAGAGAAGTACAAGGACACGGAGGTGCCTATGCCCGACTACTG GGGCGGCTACGTCGTAAAGCCTTTTTCCATCGAGTTCTGGCAGGGACAGACAAACAGGCTTCACGACCGTATCGTCTTCACCAAGCTGAAGGACGGAGAGTCGGAGCTGGGGGAGTTTCAGCGCGCCGCAGAGGGAGGCTGGGCGTACCAGCGACTGTCCCCATGA
- the pnpo gene encoding pyridoxine-5'-phosphate oxidase isoform X2: MDLSNMRKTYKGDQECFEESQLVSLDPIKQFGNWFDEATKCPEIGEANAMCLATATKDGRPSARVVLLKGYSSEGFRFFTNYESRKGCELESNPYACLVFYWEPLNKQIRIEGTVERVPYQSSCDYFHSRPKSSQIGAVVSRQSTRIPNRDYLRQKNAELEEKYKDTEVPMPDYWGGYVVKPFSIEFWQGQTNRLHDRIVFTKLKDGESELGEFQRAAEGGWAYQRLSP; this comes from the exons ATGGACCTGAGTAACATGAGGAAGACGTACAAAGGAGATCAGGAG TGCTTTGAGGAGAGCCAGCTCGTGTCTCTCGACCCCATCAAGCAGTTTGGAAACTGGTTCGATGAAGCCACCAAGTGTCCTGAAATAGGAGAGGCCAATGCTATGTGCCTCGCCACTGCCACCAA GGATGGACGCCCGTCCGCTCGTGTGGTCCTCTTGAAAGGTTACAGCAGCGAAGGTTTCCGCTTCTTCACCAACTATGAGAGCAGGAAGGGCTGCGAGCTG GAGAGCAATCCATATGCGTGTCTGGTCTTCTACTGGGAACCTCTGAACAAACAG ATTCGTATTGAAGGCACAGTGGAGCGAGTCCCCTACCAGAGCTCTTGCGATTACTTCCACTCCCGACCAAAGAGCAGCCAGATCGGGGCTGTCGTGAGCCGACAAAGCACTCGTATCCCCAACAGAGAC TATCTGAGGCAGAAAAATGCAGAACTAGAAGAGAAGTACAAGGACACGGAGGTGCCTATGCCCGACTACTG GGGCGGCTACGTCGTAAAGCCTTTTTCCATCGAGTTCTGGCAGGGACAGACAAACAGGCTTCACGACCGTATCGTCTTCACCAAGCTGAAGGACGGAGAGTCGGAGCTGGGGGAGTTTCAGCGCGCCGCAGAGGGAGGCTGGGCGTACCAGCGACTGTCCCCATGA